A region from the Deltaproteobacteria bacterium genome encodes:
- the trpS gene encoding tryptophan--tRNA ligase: protein MRPSGKLHLGHYLGVLVNWKKLQEENDCFYFVADWHALTTEYERTAVIAESIDDMVIDWLAAGIDPEKATLFIQSQVPQHAELHLLLSMITPLPWLERNPTYKEQLREQTTRDLHTYGFLGYPVLQAADILMYDAALVPVGIDQVPHLELAREIARRFNFLYKDVFTIPQAYLTETPKIMGTDNRKMSKTYGNAILLSDTAEEVWAKVKPMVTDPARVRRTDPGNPEICNVFSYHKIFSDEETIKKVDVGCRTAGIGCIECKKWMYEHMEKVLAPIRDKRREIVESGVSVREILAEGTRKACENAARKMKEVRDAVGI, encoded by the coding sequence ATGCGGCCGAGCGGCAAACTCCACCTGGGGCACTACCTGGGCGTCCTGGTGAACTGGAAAAAGCTCCAGGAAGAGAACGACTGCTTCTACTTCGTCGCCGACTGGCATGCGCTGACAACGGAATACGAACGGACGGCAGTGATTGCGGAGAGCATCGACGACATGGTGATCGACTGGCTGGCGGCGGGCATCGATCCGGAAAAGGCGACTCTTTTCATCCAAAGCCAGGTTCCGCAGCACGCGGAACTGCACCTTCTCCTTTCGATGATCACTCCGCTACCATGGCTGGAGCGGAATCCCACCTACAAGGAGCAGCTCCGCGAACAGACGACGCGTGACCTGCACACGTACGGATTCCTCGGCTACCCGGTCCTGCAGGCGGCCGACATCCTCATGTACGACGCGGCGCTGGTGCCCGTCGGCATCGACCAGGTTCCGCACCTCGAGCTCGCAAGGGAGATCGCCCGGCGGTTCAATTTCCTGTACAAGGATGTTTTCACCATCCCGCAGGCATATCTCACCGAGACGCCGAAGATCATGGGGACCGACAACCGGAAGATGAGCAAGACGTACGGCAACGCCATCCTGCTCTCCGACACGGCGGAAGAGGTATGGGCGAAGGTCAAGCCGATGGTGACCGACCCTGCGCGCGTCCGCCGCACGGACCCGGGAAACCCCGAAATCTGCAACGTGTTCTCGTACCACAAGATCTTCTCGGACGAGGAAACGATCAAGAAGGTGGACGTCGGCTGCCGAACAGCGGGGATAGGCTGCATCGAATGCAAGAAGTGGATGTATGAGCACATGGAGAAGGTCCTTGCGCCGATCCGGGACAAACGGCGGGAGATCGTCGAAAGCGGCGTGTCCGTCCGCGAAATCCTTGCGGAGGGGACCCGCAAGGCTTGCGAGAACGCGGCGAGAAAGATGAAGGAGGTACGCGACGCTGTCGGAATCTGA
- a CDS encoding segregation/condensation protein A, producing the protein MAVRLEVFEGPLDLLLHLIREDKLDIHDIPIARITEQYLAYLDTMKALNLDIAGEFLVMASTLLYIKSKSLLPRDDEGLEPEEDPEIMRAELSRRLIEYHKFKEAAARLAERPILGRDVFARDFLCETLPEGEVAIAELSLADLITAFKDVLARLPKEDVHEVLGDRLTIADAIAFLLDRLREDGSIRFDRLIEEFKTKNEIISFFLGILELVRIRTVKVYQANPMGLITVVPSVREVEDGRESEESDG; encoded by the coding sequence ATCGCCGTACGCCTGGAGGTCTTCGAGGGCCCGCTCGATCTTCTCCTGCACCTGATCCGGGAAGACAAGCTCGACATCCACGACATCCCGATCGCCCGGATCACCGAGCAGTACCTTGCGTACCTCGACACGATGAAGGCGCTCAACCTGGATATCGCAGGTGAGTTCCTGGTGATGGCGTCGACCCTTCTGTACATCAAGTCGAAGTCCCTGCTTCCCCGCGACGACGAGGGCCTGGAACCGGAAGAGGACCCGGAGATCATGCGGGCCGAGCTCTCCCGCAGGCTGATCGAGTATCATAAGTTCAAGGAAGCCGCTGCAAGGCTTGCCGAGCGGCCGATCCTGGGAAGGGACGTGTTCGCGAGGGATTTCCTGTGCGAGACGCTCCCGGAAGGTGAAGTAGCCATCGCCGAGCTGTCGCTCGCGGACCTCATCACGGCGTTCAAAGACGTGCTGGCCCGCCTGCCGAAGGAGGACGTGCACGAAGTTCTCGGCGACCGGCTCACGATCGCGGATGCCATCGCCTTCCTGCTCGACCGGCTCCGCGAGGACGGCTCGATCCGGTTCGACCGCCTTATAGAGGAGTTCAAGACGAAAAACGAGATCATTTCATTCTTCCTGGGGATCCTCGAACTGGTGCGCATCCGGACCGTAAAGGTCTACCAGGCCAACCCTATGGGATTGATCACGGTCGTTCCATCCGTGCGGG
- a CDS encoding site-2 protease family protein, with product MGDIQGFLQAVSIQAIPLLIAITFHEAAHGWVAYKKGDPTAKMLGRVTLNPLAHIDPIGTVLLPAFLIFTRSPFLFGWAKPVPVNFRLLRDQKRDPIHVAAAGVVTNLALAAASGILLSLIGLLDQGTIVKIRMFGLRAQASGSLQLVLIPVALMCVESVRWNVVLAIFNLIPIPPLDGGRIAVGLLPHGPSQALASVERYGMIILIVLFMWDPFGIIHRIVYPIMSLLIHLFLSG from the coding sequence GTGGGAGATATACAGGGGTTTCTCCAGGCGGTATCGATTCAGGCCATCCCGCTTCTGATCGCGATCACCTTCCACGAGGCGGCGCACGGGTGGGTTGCGTACAAAAAGGGGGATCCCACCGCCAAGATGCTGGGGAGGGTTACCCTGAATCCCCTTGCGCACATCGACCCTATCGGCACGGTGCTCCTTCCGGCGTTTCTCATCTTCACGCGCAGCCCCTTCCTGTTCGGATGGGCGAAGCCGGTCCCCGTAAACTTCCGGCTGCTCCGGGACCAGAAGCGCGATCCCATCCATGTGGCTGCGGCGGGGGTCGTGACCAACCTGGCGCTGGCGGCGGCTTCCGGTATCCTGCTCAGCCTCATCGGCCTGCTCGACCAGGGCACCATCGTCAAGATCCGTATGTTCGGGTTGCGGGCGCAGGCGTCGGGCTCCCTTCAGCTCGTCCTCATTCCGGTCGCGCTTATGTGCGTCGAGTCGGTCAGGTGGAACGTGGTCCTCGCGATCTTCAACCTCATCCCGATCCCGCCGCTGGACGGGGGCAGGATCGCAGTGGGGCTGTTGCCGCACGGTCCATCCCAGGCGCTCGCCTCGGTCGAACGGTACGGAATGATCATCCTCATAGTTCTCTTCATGTGGGATCCATTTGGTATAATCCACCGGATCGTCTATCCGATCATGAGCCTGCTGATTCATCTGTTTCTTTCCGGATAA